The Desulfobacteraceae bacterium nucleotide sequence GGTGAAGCTTTTACCGGCTGAAGTCTCTTTGAGATCCTCTCCGGCGCAAAAGGCGCGACCGGCGCCGGTCAGGATGACGGATCGGACGTCGGGATCTTGTTGCGCGACGTGCAGTTGGTCGACAAATCCCTTTAACAGCGATTGGTTGATGGCATTCAGACGGTGCGGCCGATTGAATCGGATGATTCCGATATTGCCTTCTTTTTGAAAGAGCACGGCGGTTTCTTCCAACGGACGCCTCCTTTTTCTTATTTCAGAAACAGGTTTACCAGAATCAGGGCGAATTCGGGCACATAGGTGACTGCCAGGATAACCGGGACCGCACCGAAAATCATAAAGAAGGCGGCCGGTTTGACGTATTCGTTGAGGGGCAGATTGCCGCCGATCAGGCCGGCCAGGTACAACATGGGGGCGCACGGCGGGGTGATATTGCCCAGGGACAAATTGGTGACCGAAATGGCGGCAAAATGAATCGGGTCGATCCCCACCGATTTGGCAATCGGCAGCAGGATGGCGGCCGAGAGGATGTTGCCGGAGACATCGTCCACCAGCATGCCCATCAAGAGAAGAATGACATTGAGCATCAACAGCACGAGCCACTTGTTGGTGGTGAAGCTGAAAATGAACTCCGTCAACTGCTGGGGGACCTGGTAGGTCACCATGATCCTGCTGACCATCAGGATAAAAAAGAGCAGGATCATGACCACCCCGGATGTCACCATGGAGCTTTTGATGTTGCTGCCCACCCCTTTGAGGGTCATTTTCCTGTAGACGAAAAAGCCCACCAGCACGGCATAAACCGCCGACATGCCGGCGGCTTCGGTGGGGGTGAAGACGCCGCCGTAAATCCCGCCGAGGACCAGGACCGGCATGAAAAGCGCAAACCCCGCATGCCGGGTGGACCGGCCGATCTCCGCGATGGTTTGGGGCAAGGGCATTTTGGGGGCGACCTTCAACGATTGCATCCGCCGGCTCATGATCAGGTTGATGATGCAGTAGGCCGTCATCATGAGCACGCCGGGCAGCAGGGTGCTCAGGAAAGCGGCCAGAATGGAGATCTGCGCCGTCATGGCGAAAACGATCATCGGGATGCTGGGCGGAATGAGCAGGGCCAGCATCGATGACGCGGCCACCAGACCCGTGGCGTAGCCCCGCGAGTAGCCCTGCTCCACCATCTCCGGTATCATGACCGATCCGATGGCGGCAATGGCCGCCGAGGCCGAACCCGAGATGGCGCCGAAGATGGTGCACGACACCACGCAGACCATCCCCAGCCCCCCTCGTATCCGGCCCAAAAAAGCCATCGTGAAGGCGATCAGGCGCTTGGATATGTCCGCATCGCGCATCAGCCCGCCGGCCATGATGAAGAGTGGCAGGGCAAGCAGAGTATAGGATTCCAGGTTGCGAAAGGCCGCCGGGATGGCAAAGCGGGGGTCCAGCCCGGTGATCGCCAGAATGGCGAAACCACCCAGGCCGAAGGCAAAGCCCACCGGCACGCCCAACAACATGATCACAACCACCAGAGCCATTACCGCGATGACGACCGTCATGTGGCACCTCCCGGTGTGGGGTCCAGCCGGCCGCCGGCTGCTCGTGAGTATTTGATCAGATTGGCGGTGCTGTAGAGGGTCATGAAAAAGGCGCCGAAAAGCATGCTGCCGACGCTGTAGATTCGCGGCCACCACAGGCCGGTGGTTCTTTCTCCGGTTCCGTGGAGCCAGATGCAGTATTTTGCGGAGTGGTAGAGAAAGAGGATGCAGACCAGGAGGCTGATCGCCCAGGCGATGGTCTTGATCACGGCCTTCGAACGGTTGGTGGTAAAAATCCGCCCGGCCACGTCACCCTGGACATGGGCGTCCCACTTGGTTCCGAAGATCGCGCCCAGGAAGTAGACCCACACGGCGATCAACCTCGAAAATTCCTCCAAGCCGAAAAGCGGGACCTTGAACACATATCTCAGCAGGACCTGCAACACCACTGACAGCGTGACGAGTGCGCCGCCGGCAATGATCAGCGCGCTGGCGCTTTTATCGATAACCCTGTCCGCGACTGAAAAAAATCGATGCATCGTTTTCCATGGCATGGCGGGTTCCCATCTTTCTTTTGAAGCGAGGGCCGGCAATTTCCCGGCCCTTGCGATTTAAACCCTGAAAAAGGAACGCCTGCGATGTTCAGCGACCGCCATCACTCGGGGATCTGGGTTGCATGGGCCTTCACTTTTTCCATGAGAAGCGACCCCAGAAGCTCATCCTGAATAACCGGCCAGGCTTTGGCGCGAACCACCTTCGCCCCCGCCTGCCATTCCTCATCGGTCACCTCGTAAACCTTGACACCGGCATCCACCAGCTTCTGTTTGAATTCGTTTTCATCCTTTTCCGCGGCAAGCGCCTGTTCCTTCATGACCTCATCGGCGGCACTGCTCAATATCGCCTTGTCTTCATCGGACAGAGAATCCCAGAGCGCTTTGTTGATGGTCAAAAACCAGTATTCAAAGCAGTCGCGCGTCGCCACCCAGTACGAAAGTGCATCCCGCATGACGTAGGCCTCGACGGCGGGGCAAGCGGATCTCGCATCGACAATGCCGGTTTGGAGGGCGGTAAAGGTCTCCGAGTAGGCGATGGGCGTCGATATGAAGCCCAGGGTGGGGATATAGACTTCGAAAATCCGAATCGGCGGCACGCGCATCTTGATGCCGGCGTAATCCGCGGGGACCTTGGCCACCTTGGTGACCCGCTTCGTGTAGGCCATCCCGTCCCAGGCGTTCAAATAGATCCCGAGCACCTTGAGCCCGATCTGGGAGTAGAGTTCATCGAAAATGGGGGTGAGCCAGCCCTCGGAGCCGATGGCGGCGCGGGCTTCGTCCCAGGTGGCGAAGAGGTAAGGCATGAACATCAGGTTCGTTCGGGGGTCATAGGAGGTGGATCCGGCGTTGAGCCCGATCTCCAGGGTGCCCATCCGGTTGGCTTCGATCTGCTCCATCCAGTCCCCCAGCGCACCCGATGGAAAATACGACAGGGTGATCTTGCCACCGGATTTTTCCGCGACAACCGCCGCAAACTGTTTGCACCGGGCGGCGGCGGGGTGGTCTTCGGCAATTCCCTGACTGATTTTCCATTTGTAGGTTTCACAGCGGGCATCGGTGGCCGCGAAGGAAAAAACGAACCAGCACGCCAGCGCCGATACCAGAACGATCGTGATTTTAGCCCTCAATAGTTTAGCCATTTTCCTCTCCTTGGGTGTCTTGGGTTTGATCCAAAAGTGCACGCCACAATCCTCTCCGTCCCACCCCCCTTCTGGTTTCCAGCATCAAAGTTCGTGACTGCTCAGGGTTTGATGAACTGGTAAGTCAAAATTCGGACGGTTTCGAAAAAAGGCCAAGTTCAAGGCGCGCAAATCTCGAGGAGTGAGGCGTACACCTGTACGCCGCAGCGACTTCGAGATGCAGCGCAACGCAGAAATTGGCCTTTTTGCGGAACCGTCAGGGTTTGGCCAATCCTTTCAGGATGAACTCGGTATAGATATCCGCGATCGCCTGCTTCGACAGGCGCCCGGACTTTTTAAACCAGGTGTGGACCCCGGTGCACATGGACAAAATGGCATATGAGATGATTTTTGTGTCCGATGCGGCAAAACTCCCCTCAGCGACGCTCTCCTCCAGCACATTCTGGAGGTGTTTTTCGTAGTCGTCACGCATCTGAATGATTTCTTTGTAGTTTTTGGCTGTCAGGCCCCTGAGTTCGCTGTCCGCGATAATCGTCTCTTTCTGGCGCTGAACATGAAAATCGATGTGGCAGTGGATCACGGCCTTGATTTTCGCCTCTGCGCCGCTGGCTTCGGCCAATCGTTTCTGCAAGGCTTCTTGAAGGTCGTTCATGGTCGTTCTGAGAATATCCAGCAGAATGTCTTCCTTCGTTGCGTAGTGATGATAGATGCTGGATTTTCTGATGCCGGTCGCCAGGGCGATATTGCTCATACTGGTGGCAAAATACCCCTTTTTGTAAAAAAGATTGATGGCGGCCTTTTTTATATTCTCTTTCATAAGTTCTTTATTAAAAATTTATAATTAAAAAAAATAGTTAAATTTATTTTTCCTACCGGTCGGTCGGTTTGTTTTTTTCTATAGGCAGATTGTCCTGCGCCTGTCAATGATATTTTTTAAATTTTTGAAGTCTTGAAATAAAAAAAATTTGGTTCATAAAATCTGTCAGCCCTGTGGGCGCCTGCACACGCCCCTAAAAAAGCGCAAAGCCCCCTTCGTCACGGGAAGTCGGGGCGGAAGCAGGGAATGACGGGTTGCCAAAAAATCGCCCGGGGTATAATCTGGCCCCGATGGGATGCGGGCCCCAAAAGGCCAGACCATCCACGCGCAATTCGGTCCCGCCACAGGATCCAAACACTCAGCAAAAGGAGGTCACCGATGAAAAAATGGGTTATCTGGGGGGTTGTGGGCTTTTTGCTGGCCGCGCCGGTTATGGCCTCGGACGCGGCTAAAGAAGAGGGCAAAGCCGCTTTTTATGCCAATATCACGGCCATCGAGCCCATCATGGAGGCGTTCTCCGCCGCCACCGGCGTCAAGGGGGAATACACCCGGATTTCCACCTCCAAGTTTCTGGCCACGGTCATGACGGAGTTTCAGGCCGGGAAACTCATGGCCGACGTGGTCCAGGCGCCGCTGCCGGTTCTGGAGATGCTCAAAAACCAGGGCGTGCTGGCCCCCTACAGCTCGCCGGCTGCCGCGGACTATCCCGAGTGGACCCGAAAAGACGAACACATTCAGATTTTCGGCATCGAATACGTGGCCCTGATCTACAACAAGGAGCTGGTAAAGGCCGAGGATGTCCCCAGGCGCTATGAGGATCTGGCCGATCCCAAATGGAAGGACAAAATCGTCATGGCCAACCCGGCCTCCCATGCCACCACGATTTCCTGGCTAGTCGGTCTCAAGGAGAACATTTTTGCATCCGAGGCGGACTGGCGGGCCTTTCTAAAGGGGCTGGCCGCCAACAAACCGATGTTCGTGGCCTCCTTCGGGCCCACCCCGGCGCCGGTGGAAAGCGGAGAAAAATGGATTGCGATCTCCATGCCCAAGTACATCATCACCAAGGCGCCGGCACCCCTGGACTGGGCCCGGGTGGAGCAGCCGCTGCTGGGTTCTCCCAGGGGCATCGCCCTGACCGCCAAGGCGCCGCACCCCAATGCGGGCAAGCTGTTTATCGATTTCTGGCTGTCCGGGGAGGCCATGGCCAAACTGGCCACCGATGTGGGCGAATACGTGCTGGCGCCGGGGGTCTTTCCACCCATCGACGGCATGGACACCGCCCAGGTGATGGCCATCCGGGAACTCTCGGATGAAGAGATCGAAAAGTGGGGCGCCGAATTCCGGACGATATTTGAAGCGCCCTGACCCCGCCGGTTTTCTTTCGCCATCGGGCCGCGTTGTGCGCAACGCGCGCCCGATGGCCGGTTGAAAGGCCGCCATGCAGATCCGGATCACAGACCTCAGCAAACATTATTTTTCAGAGGGCAAGACGATTCGCGCCCTGGACCGGGTGGATCTGACCATACCGGCCAACGAGATTTTCACCCTGCTGGGACCCAGCGGCTGCGGTAAAACGACCCTCTTGCGGTGCATCGTCGGCCTGGAATCGCCGGATGCCGGCGAAATCGCAATCGGCGACGACATCGTCTGGTCCAGGGAGAAACACATCCAGGTTCCGCCGGAAAAACGCGGTCTGGGGATGGTGTTTCAAACCTACGCCATCTGGCCCCACATGACAGTCTTCGACAACGTCGCCTATCCGCTTCAGGTGCGCAAGTTCCCGGGGCAGCGGATTCAGCGCAAGGTGGCCGACATCCTGCGCTTCGTGCAGTTGGAGGGGTTCGAGAAACGACCGGCCACCAAGCTCTCCGGCGGGCAGCAGCAGCGGGTGGCCCTGGCCCGGGCGCTGGTGGCCGAGCCGAAGGTCATCCTGTTCGACGAGCCGTTGAGCAACCTGGACGCCAAGCTTCGGGAGGAAACCCGAAAAGAGCTCAAGCGATTTTTGAACGCCTTGAAGATTACCGCAGTCTATGTGACCCATGACCGGATCGAAGCGCTGAGCCTCTCGGATACCATCGCCGTCATGCACAGCGGCCGGATCATGGAAATCGGGGGGCCTCAAAAAATCTATTTCGACGCCGACCACCAGTTTGTGGCCGATTTCATCGGCCGGGCCAACCTGATCCCGGCGCGGGTTGCGGGCCATCTGGAGGACCGGTCCGTGGTGGAGTCGGCCATCGGGAGGGTCGTTTGCCAGAAACGCACCGATTTCAAGCCCGGCACCGAAGTGGTCCTCTGCGTGCGGCCGGAATTTATCCAGCTGGTATCCGAGGGCGGCGGTGAGAACGTGGTCCAGGGCAAGGTGGACCTGCTGTCCTTTATCGGCGAGGCCTACGAGGGGGAAATCCTCGTCCGCGACCAGCGGCTGGTGGCCAAGATCCCCCCGGATGTCCGGGTAGGCCAGGGGGATAGCGTTCACCTGCTGATCGCTCCCGCCCACTGCTTCATGCTGGCCGCCTGAAAAGGAACCGGAATGTACAAGACCCGCCCGGCGCTGACCTATTCCCTGGTTTCGATCGTGGGCTTTCTCACCGTCTGCCCCGTAATCATGTTGATTTTCGGCAGTTTTTCCAAGGGATTGGGGGCCTTTGGGACCTTTACCCTCGAAAAATACATCCAGGCCTATACCGACCCGGCATTTGCCGAGGTGATCGTCAACACCGTGATTTTCGTCCTGGGATCCTCGCTGGTGGCGACGGCCCTGGCGCTTTTCCTTTCCTATCTGAACAACCGTACCGATATCCCCTTCAAATTCCTGTTCAAGATCATCTCTCTGATTCCCATGATGATCCCCCATATCCTCTTTTCCGTGAGCTGGGTGCTGCTGCTCAACCCGTCCAACGGCATGATCAACCTGTTTTTAAAGCAGGTCCTGTCCCTGGATGCGGCGCCGCTGAACATCTATTCGCTGTGGGGGATGATCCTGGTGGAAGGCCTGCTGGATCTGCCCATCGCCTATCTGATCATCGCTCCGGCAATGGCCTCCTTCGATGTGGCCCTGGAGGAATCCTCCAAGGTCAGCGGCGCCTCCAACCTGAGGACCTTGTTGCGGGTGACCCTGCCGGTGCTGCGACCGGCGATTCTGGCCGCTTTCATCCTGGGGGTCATTCGATCCCTGGCCTCATTCGCCGTGCCGTCGGTGATCGGCATGCCCGGCCGCATCACGGTGCTGGCCACCCACATCTACAACAGCATCGCCAGGGGGTTTGCCGCGGATTTCGGCAAGGCCGCGGCCGTTGGCATGAGCGTGCTGGCCACCTCCATCACCCTGATTCTGGTCTACCGCCACCTGACCGCCGAGAGCGAAAAGTTTGTGACCATCTCCAGCCGTGGGTATCGCCCCACGGTGATCCAGTTGAAGGGTGCCCGGCTGCCGATGTTTCTGGCGGTGGGTCTGCTTTCCGCTGTTTTGATTGTCCTGCCGGTGCTGGTCCTGTTATACAGCTCCATGGTTCCCTACACGATGGTGCCGAGCCCCAGAGCATTTTCGATGATGTCCTGGAAACACTGGGCCGATGTGCTTCACGACCCGATTTCGCTGCTGTCGTTAAAAAACAGCCTGTTTCTCGGGGTGGTGGGGGCCACCTTGGGGGTGGTGCTCTCGATCTTCGTGGCCTATGTGATCGTCAAGGTGAAAACCCGGGGGGCGAGCATATTGGAATCCTTGAGTTTCCTGTCCTTCTCCTTTCCGGGCATCGTCATCGGGGTGGGGTTCATGTGGTTTTTCGTTCAAACCCCCCTCTACGCCACCCTCTGGGCGCTGCTGATCGGCTATATCGCCACCTACCTGCCCTACGGCATCCGCCCCATGGCCAGCGCCTTCATCCAGATCCACAGCCACCTGGAGGAGTCTTCCCTGGTGTGCGGGGCCGGCAATTGGACCACCATGCGGCGCATCGTGATTCCGCTACTGGTTCCCGGCATCGTGTCGGGCTGGATCCTCATGGCCACGATGTTCCTCCGCGAGCTGACCCTCTCGGTGGTGCTCTCCCGGCCGGGCACCGAGGTGTTGGCGGTCCAGATCCTGCGCTTTGCCGAAGACGGTCTGTGGGGCAAGCTATCGGCCCTGGGCATCCTGATGATCGGCATCTCCACCGTGCTGGTGGTCCTGGCAACGCTGGTCGGGGCCCGGTTCAAGCCCATGGCGGCCGGGGGCTGAACAACTGACCCCGGCATCCGGCGGCCCTGCCGGCGCTTCCCGTCTTTCACGAATCCATCAAACCCTGTTCGGTCTCCTCGAGAAAGCGGTTCCATTTCCGGAGGACCGCGTGGGCTTCTCCAAGGTCCAGGCGGACGAATCGG carries:
- a CDS encoding enoyl-CoA hydratase/isomerase family protein; the encoded protein is MEETAVLFQKEGNIGIIRFNRPHRLNAINQSLLKGFVDQLHVAQQDPDVRSVILTGAGRAFCAGEDLKETSAGKSFT
- a CDS encoding TRAP transporter large permease, producing MTVVIAVMALVVVIMLLGVPVGFAFGLGGFAILAITGLDPRFAIPAAFRNLESYTLLALPLFIMAGGLMRDADISKRLIAFTMAFLGRIRGGLGMVCVVSCTIFGAISGSASAAIAAIGSVMIPEMVEQGYSRGYATGLVAASSMLALLIPPSIPMIVFAMTAQISILAAFLSTLLPGVLMMTAYCIINLIMSRRMQSLKVAPKMPLPQTIAEIGRSTRHAGFALFMPVLVLGGIYGGVFTPTEAAGMSAVYAVLVGFFVYRKMTLKGVGSNIKSSMVTSGVVMILLFFILMVSRIMVTYQVPQQLTEFIFSFTTNKWLVLLMLNVILLLMGMLVDDVSGNILSAAILLPIAKSVGIDPIHFAAISVTNLSLGNITPPCAPMLYLAGLIGGNLPLNEYVKPAAFFMIFGAVPVILAVTYVPEFALILVNLFLK
- a CDS encoding TRAP transporter small permease subunit, yielding MHRFFSVADRVIDKSASALIIAGGALVTLSVVLQVLLRYVFKVPLFGLEEFSRLIAVWVYFLGAIFGTKWDAHVQGDVAGRIFTTNRSKAVIKTIAWAISLLVCILFLYHSAKYCIWLHGTGERTTGLWWPRIYSVGSMLFGAFFMTLYSTANLIKYSRAAGGRLDPTPGGAT
- the dctP gene encoding TRAP transporter substrate-binding protein DctP, translating into MAKLLRAKITIVLVSALACWFVFSFAATDARCETYKWKISQGIAEDHPAAARCKQFAAVVAEKSGGKITLSYFPSGALGDWMEQIEANRMGTLEIGLNAGSTSYDPRTNLMFMPYLFATWDEARAAIGSEGWLTPIFDELYSQIGLKVLGIYLNAWDGMAYTKRVTKVAKVPADYAGIKMRVPPIRIFEVYIPTLGFISTPIAYSETFTALQTGIVDARSACPAVEAYVMRDALSYWVATRDCFEYWFLTINKALWDSLSDEDKAILSSAADEVMKEQALAAEKDENEFKQKLVDAGVKVYEVTDEEWQAGAKVVRAKAWPVIQDELLGSLLMEKVKAHATQIPE
- a CDS encoding TetR/AcrR family transcriptional regulator, translating into MKENIKKAAINLFYKKGYFATSMSNIALATGIRKSSIYHHYATKEDILLDILRTTMNDLQEALQKRLAEASGAEAKIKAVIHCHIDFHVQRQKETIIADSELRGLTAKNYKEIIQMRDDYEKHLQNVLEESVAEGSFAASDTKIISYAILSMCTGVHTWFKKSGRLSKQAIADIYTEFILKGLAKP
- a CDS encoding extracellular solute-binding protein, with amino-acid sequence MKKWVIWGVVGFLLAAPVMASDAAKEEGKAAFYANITAIEPIMEAFSAATGVKGEYTRISTSKFLATVMTEFQAGKLMADVVQAPLPVLEMLKNQGVLAPYSSPAAADYPEWTRKDEHIQIFGIEYVALIYNKELVKAEDVPRRYEDLADPKWKDKIVMANPASHATTISWLVGLKENIFASEADWRAFLKGLAANKPMFVASFGPTPAPVESGEKWIAISMPKYIITKAPAPLDWARVEQPLLGSPRGIALTAKAPHPNAGKLFIDFWLSGEAMAKLATDVGEYVLAPGVFPPIDGMDTAQVMAIRELSDEEIEKWGAEFRTIFEAP
- a CDS encoding ABC transporter ATP-binding protein, giving the protein MQIRITDLSKHYFSEGKTIRALDRVDLTIPANEIFTLLGPSGCGKTTLLRCIVGLESPDAGEIAIGDDIVWSREKHIQVPPEKRGLGMVFQTYAIWPHMTVFDNVAYPLQVRKFPGQRIQRKVADILRFVQLEGFEKRPATKLSGGQQQRVALARALVAEPKVILFDEPLSNLDAKLREETRKELKRFLNALKITAVYVTHDRIEALSLSDTIAVMHSGRIMEIGGPQKIYFDADHQFVADFIGRANLIPARVAGHLEDRSVVESAIGRVVCQKRTDFKPGTEVVLCVRPEFIQLVSEGGGENVVQGKVDLLSFIGEAYEGEILVRDQRLVAKIPPDVRVGQGDSVHLLIAPAHCFMLAA
- a CDS encoding iron ABC transporter permease; this translates as MYKTRPALTYSLVSIVGFLTVCPVIMLIFGSFSKGLGAFGTFTLEKYIQAYTDPAFAEVIVNTVIFVLGSSLVATALALFLSYLNNRTDIPFKFLFKIISLIPMMIPHILFSVSWVLLLNPSNGMINLFLKQVLSLDAAPLNIYSLWGMILVEGLLDLPIAYLIIAPAMASFDVALEESSKVSGASNLRTLLRVTLPVLRPAILAAFILGVIRSLASFAVPSVIGMPGRITVLATHIYNSIARGFAADFGKAAAVGMSVLATSITLILVYRHLTAESEKFVTISSRGYRPTVIQLKGARLPMFLAVGLLSAVLIVLPVLVLLYSSMVPYTMVPSPRAFSMMSWKHWADVLHDPISLLSLKNSLFLGVVGATLGVVLSIFVAYVIVKVKTRGASILESLSFLSFSFPGIVIGVGFMWFFVQTPLYATLWALLIGYIATYLPYGIRPMASAFIQIHSHLEESSLVCGAGNWTTMRRIVIPLLVPGIVSGWILMATMFLRELTLSVVLSRPGTEVLAVQILRFAEDGLWGKLSALGILMIGISTVLVVLATLVGARFKPMAAGG